The window CGAGGTATTAATGGCTGCTCAGACAATGGCGGCTGGCGTAGAATTAGTAAAACCTTTAATTGCCGCTGGAGATATGCCAAATAAAGGAACAATTATTTTAGGTACAGTAAAAGGTGATCTTCACGATATCGGTAAACAATTAGTAGCCATCATGTTTGATAGTAATGGTTATAATGTAGTCGATGTAGGCTTTGACGTACCTACAGAAAAGTTTGTGGAAGCTGTTAAAGAACATAATGCCGAGTTAGTGGGAATGTCTGCTCTTCTTACTACTACCATGCTAGAAATGAAGACTGTTATCGATGCATTAGAAGCCGCAGGACTCCGAGACTCTGTTAAGGTTCTCATCGGTGGAGCACCTGTAACCGCAGAGTTTGGTGAAGAAATTGGTGCAGATGGCTATGCTCCAGATGCAGGTTCGGCTACAGAATTGGCAGATACTCTGTTAGGTATCTAATAAACTTTTTATCTTCAATTTCTGCTAAAGAATTGAAGAGGATTTTTACAAATACCTTCAGGAGGTAATCTTGTGATAATTATTGGTGAATTAATCAATTCGAGTAGAAAAAATATTAAGTTAGCAGTAGAAAACAAAGATGTAGCTTATATACAGGAAATTGCTAAAAAACAAGAGGCTGCTGGTGCAAATTATATCGATGTCAATGCCGGTACTCGTGTACACGATGAAATTGAAGTACTGTCTTGGTTGGTAAAAATCGTTCAAGAAGTGGTAAGTGTACCCCTTTGTATTGATAGCCCTAATCCTTTAGCCATTGATGCGGCTTTAAAACTTCACAAAGGTCAGGCACTGGTCAATTCCATAACCGCTGAAAAAGATCGTTACGATCAATTGCTCCCTATCATTCTAGACAACAATGCGTGTATTGTCGCCTTGTGTATGGATGAAACGGGAATGCCAGAAACAGCACAACAGAGAATCGATGTTGCCAACCGATTGGCAGATGGGCTTCTAGGTGCTGGTATAAAACCGGAAGATATTTTCTTTGATCCATTAGTTAAGCCTTTAAGTGTTGATGTGAATTTTGGAAATGAAGTATTAGATACCATCGAAACTTTGAGAAAGCAGTATCCGGATATTAATATCACTTCTGGATTAAGTAATATATCCTTTGGTTTACCAAATAGATCTGATATTAATCAAGCTTTTCTCGTTATGTGTATGACAAAAGGCATGAATTCAGCGATTATCGACCCACTAGATGAGCGCATGATGTCCCTACTTGTAAGCGCAGAAACGGCCTTAGGTAAAGATAAATTTTGCATGAAATACCTTAAATATCAAAGAGCAAAAACAAATAAGTAAAACACAAGTATTCTGTCTATATATGCCCTCATATCAAAACTGTGTCAACTCCAGTTTGGTGCAGTTTTGATCCCCTAAATTTTTTAGTATATAAAAAATTATCATGGAGGGTGAATCGGAGTGATTATGCGGACTCTAAATCCGTACAGCCGGGTGCAACTCCCGGACTCTTCGCCATTTTTATTAAATTGTAGTCCCTTGAATAATCTAACAATCAAATTATTATGTAATATAAAAATCATTGAAAGAGGTAGAAATATGAATTCTGGAGATATTGCTTTTATAATATTTTGTGCAATTGCAGTATTCTTTATGACACCTGGCGTATCAATGCTATATGGAGGAATGGTAGATAAAAATAATACAGTAAATGTTATTACATCAACCTTTGTTTGTTGTGGTTTAGGTATCTTATTATGGTTTACCCTTGGGTACACTCTCAGCTTTGGTCCTGATCTCGGCGGATTAGGAATCATTGGAAATTTTGATTACGCCTTTTTCAGAGGGCTTTCGATTTCAGAAGCTGGTCCCTATTCAAGTAGTATACCGAGTGCACTCTTTGCATTACTTCAAACTATGACCGCTGTTATTACACCTGCTATTATTGTTGGCTCTGTTGTGGGTCGAATGAAATTTAAACCAATGGTTATTTTTGTAATAGCATGGATGTTTTTAGTGTTTTTCCCACTTGTTCATATGGTTTGGGCAGACGGTGGTTTAATGGTTAAGTTAAACGTCGTAGACTATGGTGGTGGTACTGCGGTACATATGAGTTCTGGAATATCAGGATTGGTAGCATGCATCATGCTAGGGAAAAGAGAAAACTTAGGTAAAAAGGCAATCACACCTCATAATTTACCTCTATACTATATCGGCGGAAGCATCGTTTATGCCGGATGGTTTGCCTTTAATGGTGGCACTGCCTTAGGTGCAAATGGCACTGCAATACATGCAATCATAAATACTGCCCTATCTTCTTCTGTTGGCATTCTAACATGGCTAATGATAGAGGCTATTGTAAATAAAAAGGTCAGCCTTTCTGGCATAATGATAGGAGCAATTGTTGGATTAGTCGGCATTACCCCAGGGGCAGGATACGTACCTTTTTGGTCTGCACCGATTATCGGGTTCTTTGTCACAATTATTTGCTATTTTTCTATGACTTCCATAAAAACAAAATTTGGATATGACGATGCATTAGATGTCTTTGGATGTCATGGTGTTGGTGGATTATTAGGTATGTTATTTGTAGGCATTTTCGCTGATCCTTCTGTTAACTCTGCCCTAGCGATGAAAGGTCTTTTCTTTGGAGAGTATCAACTTTTAATAAATCAAATATTAGCCATTTTTATTACTATTATGATTTCCGTAATAATGACATTTGTTATTATGTCATTATTACGGAAGATAACGGTTATACGAGCTTCCTCACAGGAAGAAAAACAAGGTCTAGATATATCAGAACATGGTGAGGTTGCTTATAATAACGAGTAACATCAATGTCAATCTAACAACTGAGAAGAAGACTAATTTGAGAGGTGATTCTATGAAAATGACTCAAAGTCAATTGCAACGTTTAGGTGAGTTAGGCTGTTCTGTAGATTCACTAGCAGATTATCCATCTGCAAAAGATAGAGATGAAGCTTTTAGAACCTTGGAAAAAGCACAATTAAAAGTGAATCGAAAAAAATTGGAAACATATAGAGCCACTGTAAAGCAACCTAAATTATTAGAGTTGCAAGAGACAATAGCTGCTTGCCTACGGGATAAGGGATTTATCCAAGTTGCTACCCCTACTATTATCTCTAAAAAATTCTTAGAACAAATGACTATTGATAAAGACCACAAACTATTGAATCAAGTCTTTTGGCTAGACAATAACAAGTGTTTAAGACCGATGTTGGCACCTAATCTCTACGAGATTTCAAGAAATCTATTAAATATTCTTCATAAACCTTTGGGAGTGTTTGAAATCGGATCTTGTTTTCGGAAGGAATCTCAAGGAAGTAATCACTTAAATGAGTTTACTATGCTAAATCTGGTGGAATGGGGAACTCCATTAGAATCTCGAGTAGATCGAACAAAAGAAATGGCCCAATGGATTATGGAAGCGGCGGAGATAGAAGAGTATTCCTTTGAGACCGATGAATCAGTAGTCTACGGATTAACAGTAGATGTTCTATACAAGAATATAGAAGTAGCATCTAGTTCCATAGGTCCCCATCCTTTAGATGAAGCTTGGGGCATTCATGATTCATGGGTAGGTATCGGGTTTGGTATAGAGCGCCTTCTCATGATTCGAGATGAGTATTCTTCCATTCATCCAGTAGGCAGAAGTATTAGTTATTTTGATGGCATTAGGCTAAATATGAAGTAAGAAAAGGGGGACGTGTCATAATGCTAAAAGATATTTTAAGAAAAGCCTATGATGAAAAACCATTAGATGTAAATGATGTAAAACAAATATTGATGGCATCCCAAGGTGAACAGCAGCATGAAGTGTTCCATCTTGCTAGAGAATTAAGAGAACGGTATTTTGGCAATAAGATCTTTAGCTATGGTTTTGTGTACTATTCTACCCACTGCAGAAATAAATGTAATTTTTGCTACTATCGACGAGGTAATAAGGAGGCACCACGTTACAGAAAGTTAAAGTCCGATATTGTAGGTATTGCATGGGATTTAGCTAGATCAGGAGTCCATTTAATCGACTTGACTATGGGCGAGGACCCCTACTTTCTAGCCTATCCTGAAAAATTAGTGGATATAGTAAAGGAAGTTTATGATGTGACAAAGCTACCTATTATGATTTCTCCTGGTGTAGTAGAACCGCAGGTACTGAGTTCTTTGAAAAAAGCAGGGGCTGTATGGTATGCCCTATATCAGGAAACTTATGACCAAGAATTATTCGCTAAGTTGCGCTACAGACAAAGTTATAATAAGCGTCTCCGATTAAAAAAAATAGCAAAAGATCTAGGCTATCTTGTAGAAGAAGGCTTGATGACGGGCTTTGGCGATACTTTAGGGCAGCGTGCAGAATCCATTCTTTCTATGGAAAGTATTCATCCTTCTCAAGTGAGAACTATGACTTTTGTCCCACAAAAGGGTACGCCTATGGAAGGCAAGATTATAAACAATAATCGTAATGAACTCCTTATGATTGCAGCCATGCGACTATGTTATCCAGACAAGTTGATACCTGCCTCCTTAGATGTAGAGGGCTTGGTTGGATTAAAAGATCGGCTTAATGCAGGTGCCAATGTAATCACTTCATTAATACCACCTGAGGAAGGACTTGCAGGAGTTTCCCAGAGTAAATTAGATATTAATAATGGAAGCCGTTCCTTGATACAAGTATTGCCGATGGTGGAAGAGTGTGGTTTGAGATTGGGGACCCAGGAAGAATATCAAAATTTTATTTATACAGAAGAACAATGTATGGTGACCTTATGAATATTCTAATAATAGGAGGAAAGCTTCAAGGAACGGAAATTGCCTATCTAGCTAATAAGGCTGGCTGGACGGTTCACCTAGTAGATAAAAACCCTATGGCAGCAGCTATTGATTTATGTGATTATTATTATAAATTAGATCTCTTTGATACACAAAAGATTCTACGTATTTTCAAAAAAGTAGATGTAGTAATACCCGCATTAGAAAACACGTCATGCATTGCTATAATAGAAAGGTATGGCATCATGACCAACACCATAGTACTGTTTGATTCACACGCTTTTGATATTTCCTCATCTAAAATAAAATCGAATCTATTTTTTAGAGAAATAAATATCCCTATGCCCAGAGACTTCGAGGAATGCCTTCTAAACAATTTGCCTGTTATTGTAAAACCTAGTGATAGAAGTGGTAGTGAAGGTGTACAGATTTTCAATAATCCTGCTGATGCAAAATCTTTTATAGCAGAGCATCCGGATTATATTTGTCAACAATATGTAGAAGGCCCCTCTTATTCTATAGAGGTCATAGGCAATGGAAAGACATTTGAAAGTCTTGTTATTACAGAAATAATCGTAGATGAAGAATGTGATTGCCAATGTGTCATTGCCCCTGCCAGAATAGATGGAAAATTGGAGAGGGCATTTCACAATATAGCAACTAAAATAGCAGGAGCATTAAAGATCAAAGGTATATTTGATATTGAGGTCATTGAAAAGAATAATAGATTATATGTGCTAGAAATTGACGCACGTATGCCTAGTCAAACTCCTATTGCTGTTTATTTTGCCACCGGTATTAATATGGTAAAAGAGATGATTCTATATAATACAATAGACAATTATAGAATATGTCCTAGCCTATCTAAATATTGTATTTTGCAGCACGTCTATCTACAGGGGTCTAAAGTAAGGGGAAAAGGCGAAGGCATCATGAGCCAAGTTGGTCCCCTACTCCATAAAACAGACTATTTTGGAGTTGATGAGGCACTTATTAGCAATCCTAAAATTTATAATGGATTTGTGGCAGAGCTTATTGTTTCATCTCCTACTTATAATGATGCCAAATATCAACTAGAGCATTCTATTGAGAAACTTGAAGAGAAGCTGATGGAGGTAGAATATGACGCGATTGAATGACGAAGATATACAATCCATAATAAAACAATATAGAAAAAATGAAGAGTTTTTTATAAAGAATTTTAAATTTTCCTTATTAGAAATAGGCAATAAAGCTGTAAACAATGCAGCTAGTAAGGAACAATTAAAAAACTTGAAGGTGGCTTGCATCCCCATCACTTCAGGTTTTGGAGAAATCTCAAATTTTTCTCAGATCGTCTGTACTATTCTTACAGATTGTTGTGGAGTTAATGCCTTTGTAACAAAACAAAAGAATGTAGCGGGCATACAAGAGGCCTATGAGCAAAAATCAGACATTATTTTTATGGCAGATGACAACACATTCACTGCTTTTCATCTGAAAAAAAATCTATACATGAATAATGGTGAGGCAACAGGTAGAGGTTTTGCTGCAGCTTTAGATGTAGCAGCAGGGCCTTTACAAAATAAAGAAGTACTAGTATTAGGAGCTGGACCTGTAGCTTGTGCAGGTGCTACTTATTTACTACAAAGAAATGCCCATGTTAAAATGTACGACCCATGTATGGATAAAGTTAGGACTTATATAAAAAAGTATCCACAAGTCGAAATGGTGCCCCATTGGAATACTAGAACTTGGAACTATATCTTAGAAGCCACTCCAAGTGCAAATATTATCACCGAAAATCAAGTTACATCTCAAACCATATGTGCTGCTCCTGGTGTTCCCTTTGGATTAGATGAATTTTCAGTTAAGAAGTGTAAGTTAATTATTCATAATTTGTTAGAACTTGGTGTAGCCACCATGCTTAGTGGTGTTTGCAAGGAGGAAAGCCATGGAAAAGAAAATTACTACTCGCTATGAGAAAAAGAGTCAGAGGTTATTTAGTTTAATCAACAAAATTAAACTATGGCCTGCTCGATCAGGGATACTACATAGCGTTAAGAGTATTGAAAAGCAAGGAAACAGAGCTGTTATCACGACTTATTGCGGTGGTAGTTTTGTCGTTTGGAATTCTAAAAAGAGTCGCAGTCTTCGATGGCTTCGAAACAGTTATTTTAAGACCACTTGTAGAAAATGCGGAATTCCTGACTGGAAGATTGAGAAATACTCTGAAACTGAATTCAAGTAATTCTAAAATGGACGCAAAAGGAAGAAGATCCCAATAGGAGATTTGAATAAATAAATTAGAATATTAAGTTAAATTAATTATGAGGCTTCATACTTCTAGTTGCTTTTGCCAGCTTTTTAGAATATTTATGATGTCCTCTATTATATAGTCCCTGTTATCCTCAGTAATAGTAATTACAATTACATCCTCTCTAGCCATAATAGCATTTAAAAAATCACAATCATTTTCTTTTAATACCCCAAATACTATTTTTTTGCTATCTAGTAGTTTAAATACTTTATCGGTAAATAGACTCATATCATTTTCTGCACTGCCTAATTCATCTAGTACTATAAGATTTCTTTCCTTCAGACTTTTATCTAATATGGATAGAGCTCCTTTTTCAAAGGAATCTATAAAATGTTCTTTTGAGTTATCTCTAGAATCTACTTTTAGTATGGTATAAGTTGTGTTATTATCATACAGCGATTTGATAATATATTTTCTAAAATAACCTTCAAAAACTCTTTCTGTAGTATAGCCTCCAAGAGAGACATTGAGTTCTTTTAACGCTCTTTTTAAAAGTGTTGATTTTCCAATTCCGATTTTTCCAGTTAAAAATAGATTGTACATGAGAATCTCCTTTATCATAGAATTCATTATGTAATTAGACAAATTATATAATAGTGTAACATATTTTGATATCAATATAATATATATTGACAAATTTTTAATTAATAGATATAGTTTATATAAATATATATAAATCTCCGAGCACATTTTCCTAAAGATAGGTTCCATGGAATATGTGCCGATAGGCATGAAGAGAAATCTGAATGCCTCCCATTGTGGAAAGGAGAGCGAGCTTTTCTTTATGAATTTTGGCTCCTACCTCAATGGTGGGAGTTTTTTTAATTAAAAGGAGGGTTTTATTTGAGAAAAGATTTTAAAAAATGCATAATTATTTTTATTGTCTTCTCTGTGGTGCTGTTGGCATCTTGTAGCAATACCCAGGGGACTAAAACTGTTAATAAGGATGTAGTACAAAGTGGTGGCGATACAATTACCATAATTGGGTTGCAAGAAGGTGGCATTAAAGTGCCTGTAGATGAAATAAAAGCACTTGAAAAAGTCACGAAAGACGTGATATCGATCTCATCTAGTGGAGAAGAAAACGAAATGAATGTTACGGGAGGGCTTTTAGAAGAGTTGCTTCAAAAACACAAGGTATCCCTTAAGGATTTAGAGGGATTGAGATTTGTTGCTACCGATGGGTATTCTATTGATATTCCAAAAGATATCGTACAAAGTAGAGATATTATTCTGGCCTATGAAATAGATGGAGAACCTTTGCACGAAGAATCAAAGCCCATTAGAACAATCATCCCAGATGAAAGAGCCATGTACTGGGTAAGTCAATTGTCTGAAATTCAGCTAATAGGAACGAGTAAGTCTTCAGAGTCAAAAGAAGAGAGTACTTTAAGCAATCTGATCTTTTTGGATTCTGCTATAACTGCTTTAGAAACGGTTAACTACGGTGATACAGATGATCAAGCTATAAAGACATCTGATTTAATGGACAAGTATATAAAGGAAAAAGGTGGAGAAGTATACATAAAAGCTTCAGATGATTTTGAAAAAAGTGAATCTAATCAGGTATTTAGTGAAGCTTTTATAAAAACCACAGGAGAAAATGCACCTATGCTAGGGGCACCTGATATGCCTAAGGGTATGACCGTAAAAGATCTATTGTGGTTTCGTCTAGGGGATACAGCAGTTTTATCTGTAGAGAAAGCTTTGCAGGTAGATAATCTAATCAAGGAAGATGGACTATCCTTAGAAAACCTATTAAAAGATACTGGATTAAGTGGAGAAGCATATGAGCTAACTGCTATAGATGGTTATTCTGTAAACATCTCATCTGATGATGTAAGCCAAGGAATTATAAACAAAGAAGATGGAAGCGTATTAATTACTTTTAAAAACCTAGAAAAAAGTAAATCTGTAAAGAATTTATTATCTATAAAAATAAAATAAAAAGGAGCATAAAAAATGAAAAAGAAAATATTATCACTAATTATGATAGCACTTTTAGGATTTATGCTAGTAGCTTGTTCTTCTGAACAAGAAAAAACAAGTACAGAAGCAGAAAAACCAGCAGATACAGGCGCACAAACTGAAACAGAAACAGAAGGCCAAGAGCCAACATTCACAATCGCTATCGAAGCAGGTGAAGAAAGTATAGAAATTACTGAAAAAAATATTGGTGAAATAAAAGAGATAAACTTAACAGCTATGATCATTAGTAAAAAAGGTGAAGAAACAAACGAATATACAGGTATGCTACTAAAAGATGTATTAGCATATGCAAATGTAGGAGAGTATACATCATTAGAATTAGAAGCTATAGATGGTTATGTTGTTGAATATACAAAGGAAATGGCAGAATCCGATGGAACGATTTTAGCATACATAGTAGACGGAGAAGTTTTAGGAGAAGAAGCTGGACCAATCCAATCTCTAATAGATGGAGACCCAGCTAAGAATAGTGTTAAGCAACTAGCTAAAATTAGAGTTATTAAGTAATTGAGGCAATTCTATGCTTAATAATTTAGTTCGGAAATTTTCAATATTTGACATTATTATAATTGCCCTTATGGCCACCCTAGGCATAGCTACAAAACCAGTTATTGTTCCCCTTGCACATATCATTACTGGCCCCCTCTATATTCCTGGAGGGGCTATCGCAGGTGGCCTGTATATGATGTGGATTGTCTTAGGCACTGGATTAATAGGAAGAGCAGGAGTTGCCACCTTAACCTCTACAGTACAGGCTATTATGGTGGTAAGCCTTGGAATATATGGTACTCACGGGATTGTGAGCTTTCTTACATATATATTACCAGGGTTAGCTGTAGACTTATATGTGCTTATTTCCAGACCTAAAAGATTTAAAATAGGGCATTTCTTTATTAGTGGAATATTAGCTAATATTAGCGGAACTTTTTTAGTCAATGTGGTGTTTTTTCGCTTACCTATGGTGCCCTTGATACTAACATTAGCAGCTGCTGCCTTTTCAGGTGGTATAGGTGGACTTATAGCCCATGGAATAGTACAGAAATTAAAAAATAATCAAGTGCTAGAAAATTTGTATAGGAGAGATGTAAATGAATAAAAAATTTATCTTAATATCTATAATTTTTATCTTTGGCTTTACTATGATCTCTGCCTGTACAAAACAATCGGCAAGCTCAAGCTATACTCCTCCTCTCAATATTGTAGGAGATGTAAGTGAACCTTTTACCCTCAGAAGTTTAGAAGATGATTTTGATATGATAGATATAGAAACGAAGGATGGAAGTGTAAAGGGGATTAAGTTTGAAGATATTTTAGAAAAAGTAAGCCCTTTAAGTGACAATAGTGATATTTTTTTAGTTGGAATAGACGGCATGATGGCTAAGATTGAGGATATGAACTTAGAGGGCTCCTTTATATCTTTTTCAGATGCAAATGGTTGGGAAGCCATACACTATAATCACCCCCCAAGTAGCAATGTAAAGCATTTAAAGGAAATAATAATCGTGTCCACTGATGAAGACAGATTAGATATAGGAATGAATATCATAAATAGTGAAAAAAACATTCGAAATATCACCCCTGGGGAGTTATATGCTAATTCTGCTACCCTATTGACTTATTTTGAGGGAGAATCTAGTGTTGAAAAAGAAGGTGTACATTACAATACTAGCGTGTATACACAAAGAAGAATCTTTAAATTAGAAGATATGGTAGAAGAAAGTCTACAAAATGC is drawn from Alkalibaculum bacchi and contains these coding sequences:
- a CDS encoding corrinoid protein encodes the protein MSVLEYIKNSVIAGDDEQVLKDVKMAIDMKEEPLSIINDGLIAGMNVVGARFKVGDMFVPEVLMAAQTMAAGVELVKPLIAAGDMPNKGTIILGTVKGDLHDIGKQLVAIMFDSNGYNVVDVGFDVPTEKFVEAVKEHNAELVGMSALLTTTMLEMKTVIDALEAAGLRDSVKVLIGGAPVTAEFGEEIGADGYAPDAGSATELADTLLGI
- a CDS encoding methyltetrahydrofolate cobalamin methyltransferase, which codes for MIIIGELINSSRKNIKLAVENKDVAYIQEIAKKQEAAGANYIDVNAGTRVHDEIEVLSWLVKIVQEVVSVPLCIDSPNPLAIDAALKLHKGQALVNSITAEKDRYDQLLPIILDNNACIVALCMDETGMPETAQQRIDVANRLADGLLGAGIKPEDIFFDPLVKPLSVDVNFGNEVLDTIETLRKQYPDINITSGLSNISFGLPNRSDINQAFLVMCMTKGMNSAIIDPLDERMMSLLVSAETALGKDKFCMKYLKYQRAKTNK
- a CDS encoding ammonium transporter, whose protein sequence is MNSGDIAFIIFCAIAVFFMTPGVSMLYGGMVDKNNTVNVITSTFVCCGLGILLWFTLGYTLSFGPDLGGLGIIGNFDYAFFRGLSISEAGPYSSSIPSALFALLQTMTAVITPAIIVGSVVGRMKFKPMVIFVIAWMFLVFFPLVHMVWADGGLMVKLNVVDYGGGTAVHMSSGISGLVACIMLGKRENLGKKAITPHNLPLYYIGGSIVYAGWFAFNGGTALGANGTAIHAIINTALSSSVGILTWLMIEAIVNKKVSLSGIMIGAIVGLVGITPGAGYVPFWSAPIIGFFVTIICYFSMTSIKTKFGYDDALDVFGCHGVGGLLGMLFVGIFADPSVNSALAMKGLFFGEYQLLINQILAIFITIMISVIMTFVIMSLLRKITVIRASSQEEKQGLDISEHGEVAYNNE
- the pylSc gene encoding pyrrolysine--tRNA(Pyl) ligase large subunit; translated protein: MKMTQSQLQRLGELGCSVDSLADYPSAKDRDEAFRTLEKAQLKVNRKKLETYRATVKQPKLLELQETIAACLRDKGFIQVATPTIISKKFLEQMTIDKDHKLLNQVFWLDNNKCLRPMLAPNLYEISRNLLNILHKPLGVFEIGSCFRKESQGSNHLNEFTMLNLVEWGTPLESRVDRTKEMAQWIMEAAEIEEYSFETDESVVYGLTVDVLYKNIEVASSSIGPHPLDEAWGIHDSWVGIGFGIERLLMIRDEYSSIHPVGRSISYFDGIRLNMK
- the pylB gene encoding methylornithine synthase PylB, which codes for MLKDILRKAYDEKPLDVNDVKQILMASQGEQQHEVFHLARELRERYFGNKIFSYGFVYYSTHCRNKCNFCYYRRGNKEAPRYRKLKSDIVGIAWDLARSGVHLIDLTMGEDPYFLAYPEKLVDIVKEVYDVTKLPIMISPGVVEPQVLSSLKKAGAVWYALYQETYDQELFAKLRYRQSYNKRLRLKKIAKDLGYLVEEGLMTGFGDTLGQRAESILSMESIHPSQVRTMTFVPQKGTPMEGKIINNNRNELLMIAAMRLCYPDKLIPASLDVEGLVGLKDRLNAGANVITSLIPPEEGLAGVSQSKLDINNGSRSLIQVLPMVEECGLRLGTQEEYQNFIYTEEQCMVTL
- the pylC gene encoding 3-methylornithine--L-lysine ligase PylC, translating into MNILIIGGKLQGTEIAYLANKAGWTVHLVDKNPMAAAIDLCDYYYKLDLFDTQKILRIFKKVDVVIPALENTSCIAIIERYGIMTNTIVLFDSHAFDISSSKIKSNLFFREINIPMPRDFEECLLNNLPVIVKPSDRSGSEGVQIFNNPADAKSFIAEHPDYICQQYVEGPSYSIEVIGNGKTFESLVITEIIVDEECDCQCVIAPARIDGKLERAFHNIATKIAGALKIKGIFDIEVIEKNNRLYVLEIDARMPSQTPIAVYFATGINMVKEMILYNTIDNYRICPSLSKYCILQHVYLQGSKVRGKGEGIMSQVGPLLHKTDYFGVDEALISNPKIYNGFVAELIVSSPTYNDAKYQLEHSIEKLEEKLMEVEYDAIE
- the pylD gene encoding 3-methylornithyl-N6-L-lysine dehydrogenase PylD: MTRLNDEDIQSIIKQYRKNEEFFIKNFKFSLLEIGNKAVNNAASKEQLKNLKVACIPITSGFGEISNFSQIVCTILTDCCGVNAFVTKQKNVAGIQEAYEQKSDIIFMADDNTFTAFHLKKNLYMNNGEATGRGFAAALDVAAGPLQNKEVLVLGAGPVACAGATYLLQRNAHVKMYDPCMDKVRTYIKKYPQVEMVPHWNTRTWNYILEATPSANIITENQVTSQTICAAPGVPFGLDEFSVKKCKLIIHNLLELGVATMLSGVCKEESHGKENYYSL
- the pylSn gene encoding pyrrolysine--tRNA(Pyl) ligase small subunit; translation: MEKKITTRYEKKSQRLFSLINKIKLWPARSGILHSVKSIEKQGNRAVITTYCGGSFVVWNSKKSRSLRWLRNSYFKTTCRKCGIPDWKIEKYSETEFK
- a CDS encoding nucleoside-triphosphatase, with translation MYNLFLTGKIGIGKSTLLKRALKELNVSLGGYTTERVFEGYFRKYIIKSLYDNNTTYTILKVDSRDNSKEHFIDSFEKGALSILDKSLKERNLIVLDELGSAENDMSLFTDKVFKLLDSKKIVFGVLKENDCDFLNAIMAREDVIVITITEDNRDYIIEDIINILKSWQKQLEV
- a CDS encoding molybdopterin-dependent oxidoreductase encodes the protein MRKDFKKCIIIFIVFSVVLLASCSNTQGTKTVNKDVVQSGGDTITIIGLQEGGIKVPVDEIKALEKVTKDVISISSSGEENEMNVTGGLLEELLQKHKVSLKDLEGLRFVATDGYSIDIPKDIVQSRDIILAYEIDGEPLHEESKPIRTIIPDERAMYWVSQLSEIQLIGTSKSSESKEESTLSNLIFLDSAITALETVNYGDTDDQAIKTSDLMDKYIKEKGGEVYIKASDDFEKSESNQVFSEAFIKTTGENAPMLGAPDMPKGMTVKDLLWFRLGDTAVLSVEKALQVDNLIKEDGLSLENLLKDTGLSGEAYELTAIDGYSVNISSDDVSQGIINKEDGSVLITFKNLEKSKSVKNLLSIKIK
- a CDS encoding molybdopterin-dependent oxidoreductase, coding for MKKKILSLIMIALLGFMLVACSSEQEKTSTEAEKPADTGAQTETETEGQEPTFTIAIEAGEESIEITEKNIGEIKEINLTAMIISKKGEETNEYTGMLLKDVLAYANVGEYTSLELEAIDGYVVEYTKEMAESDGTILAYIVDGEVLGEEAGPIQSLIDGDPAKNSVKQLAKIRVIK
- a CDS encoding ECF transporter S component, whose protein sequence is MLNNLVRKFSIFDIIIIALMATLGIATKPVIVPLAHIITGPLYIPGGAIAGGLYMMWIVLGTGLIGRAGVATLTSTVQAIMVVSLGIYGTHGIVSFLTYILPGLAVDLYVLISRPKRFKIGHFFISGILANISGTFLVNVVFFRLPMVPLILTLAAAAFSGGIGGLIAHGIVQKLKNNQVLENLYRRDVNE